The following proteins come from a genomic window of Sorex araneus isolate mSorAra2 chromosome 1, mSorAra2.pri, whole genome shotgun sequence:
- the SPINK4 gene encoding serine protease inhibitor Kazal-type 4: protein MAMRLGMVVLAFAALLVMDRDVSVSAGKLVFSRMPVCEHMAESPSCSPSTNMVCGTNGVTYDSECHLCLARMKAKEDIQIVKDGRC from the exons ATGGCCATGCGTCTTGGGATGGTGGTCCTGGCCTTCGCTGCCCTCCTTGTCATGGACAGGG ATGTGTCCGTGTCAGCAGGAAAGCTCGTTTTCTCGAGAATG CCCGTCTGTGAACACATGGCGGAGTCTCCATCTTGTTCCCCATCAACCAACATGGTCTGTGGCACGAACGGGGTCACGTACGACAGTGAATGCCACCTCTGCTTGGCCCGGAt GAAAGCCAAAGAGGACATCCAGATCGTGAAGGACGGCCGATGCTGA